The DNA region GGTTGAGGAAGAGGACCGACCGGGCCAGAGCCCCCGTGCGCTCGAACTCCTGGGTGAAGAACGAGACCTCACGCTGGGTCAGGCCCATCGCCGCGAACACCACCGCGAAATCGCCCTCGTGGCCGGGGACCTTCGCCTGGCGGGCGATCTGCGCCGCGAGTTCGTTGTGCGGCAGACCCGAGCCCGAGAAGATCGGGAGCTTCTGCCCACGGATCAGCGACGTGTTCACGTCGATGGTCGAGATACCCGTCTGGATAAACTCCTCGGGCTTGGCGCGGGCGGCGGGGTTCATGGGCTGCCCGTTGATGCTCAGGCGCTGCTCGGCCACCACGGCGGGCAGCCCGTCGATGGGGCGCCCCAGGCCGTCGAAGCGGCGACCGATCATCTCCTTGGAGACGCCCAGGCGGGCCACATCTTCGACGAGGCTCACCGAGGCGGTGGCGAGGTCGAGGCCGCGCGTCTCCTCGAACACCTGGATGACGGCGTTCTGGTCGGACACCGAGATGACCTGCCCGCCGCGCGAGCGGCCCGTGCCGTCCTTGATGTTCACGATGGCGCCGTACGCGAGGTCCGAAGCCGCGTTCACGAAGAGCAGCGGGCCCGAGATGTACGCGACGTCGTTGTATTCCTTCTTCAGGAGGGTGGTCACGCTCTCACTCCTTGCGGGGTACGCTTGAAGGTCCGGTCGAGTTCGTCCATCACGCCCTCGCCGTAGGCCATGAACTCGGCCTCAGGCACGTAGCGGGCGCGCGACAGCTTCTCGATCACCGGGTTCTGGATGATCTCGTCGATGGTGGCGCCCTGCCGCAGCGCGGCCTCCGCCTCGTCGTAGAACTTCAGCATCATCTTCATCAGGCCGTAGTTCTTGGGCATGGAGGCGCTGGCGTCCACCGGGTCGAAGCCGTTCTGCTGGAGGAAGTCCTGGCGCAGCATCCGCCCCGCCTCGATCACCAGACGCTCCTGGTCCTGAAGCGCGTCGGGGCCGACGAGCTGCACGACCTCCTGCAAGGACGCCTCCTGCTGGAGGATGTTGCTGATGCGCTGGCGCAGCTCGGGGAAGTCCCGGCCCACGTTCTCGCGGTACCACGAGTCGAGGATCGGCGTGAAGAGGCTGTAACTGCCGTTCCAGTTGATCGCCGGGAAGTGACGGCGACGGGCGAGGCCCGCGTCCAGACGCCAGAAGGCACCCGTGATGCGAAGGGTCGCCTGCGTGACGGGCTCGGACATGTCGCCGCCCGCCGGGCTCACGGCGCCGATCACCGAGACCGCGCCGTCCTCACCCGCGAGGGTCTTTACCGCGCCGGAGCGCTCGTAGAAGGCGGCCAGCTTCGCGCCCAGGTAGGGCGGGTAGCCTTCTTCGGCGGGCATCTCCTCCAAGCGGGAGGAAATCTCGCGCAGAGCCTCGGCCCAGCGGCTCGTCGAGTCGGCCATCAGCGACACCGAGTAGCCCTGGTCGCGGAAGTATTCGGCCAGCGTGATACCCGTGTACACCGACGCCTCACGCGCGGCCACCGGCATGTTCGACGTGTTGGCGATCAGGATGGTGCGCTGCATCAGCGGGTTGCCGGTCTTGGGGTCTTCCAGTTCCGGGAACTCGACGAGCACGTCTGTCATCTCATTGCCGCGCTCGCCGCAGCCCACGTACACCACGATGTCGGCGTTGCCGTACTTGGCGACCGACTGCTGGGTGACCGTCTTGCCCGAGCCGAAGGGCCCGGGGATCGCCGCCGCGCCGCCCATCACCAGGGGGAACAGCACGTCGAGAATCCGCATCCCCGTGAGGAACGGCAGGCTGGGGTCGAGCTTGCGGGCGACGGGACGCGGCGCGCGGACGGGCCAGTAATGCGCCATCCGCAGCTTCGTGCCGTCCTCCAGCTCCGCGATGGTGTCGTCGATGGTGTACTCCCCGGCAGGCACGACCATCCGCAGACGGCCCTGCACCTCGGGCGGCACGAGGATCTTGTGCGTGAAGGAGAACTCCGGCACGGTGCCCATGATGGAGCTGCCCGTGACCATATCGCCCACCTGCACGGAGGGGGTGAATTGCCACTTCTTCGTGCGGTCGAGGCTCGACACCTCAATGCCGCGCGCGATGAAGTCGCCCGACGCCTCCCGGATCTTGTCGAGGGGACGCTGGATGCCGTCGTAGATGCCGTTGAGCATCCCCGGCCCGAGTTCCACGGACAGCGGGAGGTTGGTGGTGACCACGGGCTCGCCCACGGTCAGCCCCGAGGTGTCCTCGTACACCTGCACGAAGGCGGTGTCGCCGTCGAGGCGGATGATCTCGCCCACGAGGCGTTCCTTACCCACGCGCACGATGTCGTACATCTTCGCGCCGTACATACCGTCCGCGATGACGGCGGGTCCGGCGATGTTCTGCACGACGCCCTGCTTGTTCTGCGTCATTCTGTCTCCTTGGGAGAGGCGAGGGGTCTAACTGTCTGACGGTTCAACAGTCTAAAAGATGCCCAGGACGGCATTTGTGCCTTTAGACAGTTGGACGGCCGGACCGTTAGACCCTCAGAGCTTGATGTCGAACCCGATGGTGTCCCGCACCAGCTTGCCCATGTACGCCTTGGCGTCCACCGTCTCGGTCGAGAAGGCGTCCCTGAGGCTGGGGATGGGCAGCAGGATGGGAAGATCCCGACCGCGCATCACCCGGGCGGTGGCGGTCGCGGGGTCGGGGATGAGGCCCGTGTCCACCGCGACGAGGCCGTAACGCCCCTCCGTGATCACCCGTTTGAGTTCGCGCACGGCGGTCTCGGGGGTCGCCTCGATGACCTCCGCGCCCGCGAGGCGGTAGCCCGTGGCGGTCTCGGCGTCGGCGAGAACGGCGACGCGCTGGGTCTGGCTCCCTGCTCCGGTCCTGGCGGTCATGCCTGCACCTCCCGGCGAATCTGGTCGGTGGCGAGGTTGTAGAACTTCCCGCGCCCGATCAGCCGCAGCTTGGCGATCTCGATCTCCTTGCGGCGCAGGAAGTCGAGGATGACGCCGACGCCCTCGGGGTCGCTCATCGACGTGTTGCGCGCAGCGGTGTCGAGGGCGGTGCGGGCCGCGACCTCGGCGTCCTCCAGGGTAGGCGCTTCCAGAATGGCCGCCGCGTCGGAAATGCCGCTCGCGTCCCCGCCCGCGAGACGGCTATAGCCGCCCGCGTCGAGGTGCCCGCCCGGCACGAAGAGGTTGGGGTCGAGCGCCTGACCACGCGTGCTGCGGGCGATCAATGCATTGCGCACGTCGATCTCCCGGCCCAGGTAACGGCGCAGGCTGGTGTTGCGCGCCACCGCGAGGGCGTGGCGGTAGTACCCCTGGTCGAGCGCGACCTCCAGGTCGAGCAGGCGGTTGCTCGCCCCATAGGCGGCGGCCCCGTCGCGCATCGCCCGCGCGAGCGGGTGCCCGCTGACGGCGATGGCGGTCGCGGCACTCGCCAGGTCGGTGCTCTGGGCGGCGGTCTGGAGGGCGGCGGGCTTGATCGTGCCGCCCGGGATCAGGCTCTCCAGAATCGCGTCGGCGCCCCGCCCGCTCACGATGCCGCGAGCGACCGTCTTGAGGTTCACGAGGTCCCAGCGCATCAGCAGGACCTCGATCTCCCGCCGCGCCTGCCCGTCCGCGAAGCCCAACACCTTGCGGGTGGTGGCGAAGAGGTTTTGCGAGAGGGCCCGGTCGAGTTCGGGGAGCCCGGCGCCCTCGCTCGTCGTCTCACGCAGTTGGGGCGCGAGTTCGGTTTCGGTCAGAACGCGCAGGAACTCCTGGTAGCTGCCCGAGGCGAGCGCCGAGTCAAGGGCGCGCCCGTCGAGCAGCTTGGTCCGCATCACGCGAACGCGCGTGTTGATGTAAGCGTAGTCGTCGGGCATGAGTCGTCCCTATTCCCCGGCGAGCAGGCGGCTGATCTGCGGGGCGAGGTCGCTCCTTACCTGTTCCAGGCGGCCTCCCAGCGTATTCGTGATCCCGCTCTTGCCGCCGCGCGCCACGACCCGCACGCCACCCACGACGCCCGGATTCTCCCGCACGGGCAGGTCGGTCACGAGTTCGCGGGCGAGCGCAGCCTCGGCGGGGTTCACCTCGACGGCCTCCGGGTTGGGGATGGCCTGGCGGGCTTCCGTGATCAGCCGACCCAGAATCTCGCGGTACTCGGGGGCCTGCGTGATGCCCTGGAGATACTGCTCGACCATCCCGTACACCTGGCCCAGTCCCTGTTCGCCCGCGTTCAGGCGCGAGGCGCTGAGTTCGAGGTCGGCGGCGGAGCGGGCGCGCACGAGACCCGACTGGCGCTGGGTTTCGAGCGCGCGGGTGCGGCTGTCGAGCAGGCTCTGCGCGCGTTCCCGGGCGTCCGCCAGGATGCGGGCCGAGCGCTCGCGGGCCTCGGCGCGGATGCGCTCGATCTCCGACTGTGCCTCGTTTTCGAGAAGCTTGTCGAGCGCCATCTCAGTTGAGGATGAACAGCGCGAGGAAGCCGAAGATCACGAGCGTTTCGGGAATCAGGAAGTACAGCAGCAGGCTACCCGCCTTGCTGGCGTCCTCGGCCACCGCGCCCACGAGGCTGGAGCCGATGCGCGCCTGGGCGACACCCGTGCCCAGGGCACCGAGGCCGAGCGCCAGACCCGCGCCGACCGCGCGAAGGCCACGGTACAGCTCGTCGGTGGCGGCGTTCGTACCCGCCTCCTGGGCGAAGCCGGTCGTGGCGAGGGCGAGGACGAGGGACGCGAGGACGATCTTGTTGTATCTGGTCATGGTTGACTCCCGAAACTGAGGTTATTTGGCCTGCCCGCTCGTGGGGCTGAGGCGGCGAAGGGG from Deinococcus aetherius includes:
- a CDS encoding V0D/AC39 family V-type ATPase subunit, with amino-acid sequence MPDDYAYINTRVRVMRTKLLDGRALDSALASGSYQEFLRVLTETELAPQLRETTSEGAGLPELDRALSQNLFATTRKVLGFADGQARREIEVLLMRWDLVNLKTVARGIVSGRGADAILESLIPGGTIKPAALQTAAQSTDLASAATAIAVSGHPLARAMRDGAAAYGASNRLLDLEVALDQGYYRHALAVARNTSLRRYLGREIDVRNALIARSTRGQALDPNLFVPGGHLDAGGYSRLAGGDASGISDAAAILEAPTLEDAEVAARTALDTAARNTSMSDPEGVGVILDFLRRKEIEIAKLRLIGRGKFYNLATDQIRREVQA
- a CDS encoding V-type ATP synthase subunit F; translated protein: MTARTGAGSQTQRVAVLADAETATGYRLAGAEVIEATPETAVRELKRVITEGRYGLVAVDTGLIPDPATATARVMRGRDLPILLPIPSLRDAFSTETVDAKAYMGKLVRDTIGFDIKL
- a CDS encoding V-type ATP synthase subunit A, producing the protein MTQNKQGVVQNIAGPAVIADGMYGAKMYDIVRVGKERLVGEIIRLDGDTAFVQVYEDTSGLTVGEPVVTTNLPLSVELGPGMLNGIYDGIQRPLDKIREASGDFIARGIEVSSLDRTKKWQFTPSVQVGDMVTGSSIMGTVPEFSFTHKILVPPEVQGRLRMVVPAGEYTIDDTIAELEDGTKLRMAHYWPVRAPRPVARKLDPSLPFLTGMRILDVLFPLVMGGAAAIPGPFGSGKTVTQQSVAKYGNADIVVYVGCGERGNEMTDVLVEFPELEDPKTGNPLMQRTILIANTSNMPVAAREASVYTGITLAEYFRDQGYSVSLMADSTSRWAEALREISSRLEEMPAEEGYPPYLGAKLAAFYERSGAVKTLAGEDGAVSVIGAVSPAGGDMSEPVTQATLRITGAFWRLDAGLARRRHFPAINWNGSYSLFTPILDSWYRENVGRDFPELRQRISNILQQEASLQEVVQLVGPDALQDQERLVIEAGRMLRQDFLQQNGFDPVDASASMPKNYGLMKMMLKFYDEAEAALRQGATIDEIIQNPVIEKLSRARYVPEAEFMAYGEGVMDELDRTFKRTPQGVRA
- a CDS encoding V-type ATP synthase subunit K; this translates as MTRYNKIVLASLVLALATTGFAQEAGTNAATDELYRGLRAVGAGLALGLGALGTGVAQARIGSSLVGAVAEDASKAGSLLLYFLIPETLVIFGFLALFILN
- a CDS encoding V-type ATP synthase subunit E; the encoded protein is MALDKLLENEAQSEIERIRAEARERSARILADARERAQSLLDSRTRALETQRQSGLVRARSAADLELSASRLNAGEQGLGQVYGMVEQYLQGITQAPEYREILGRLITEARQAIPNPEAVEVNPAEAALARELVTDLPVRENPGVVGGVRVVARGGKSGITNTLGGRLEQVRSDLAPQISRLLAGE